A single window of Leptolyngbya ohadii IS1 DNA harbors:
- a CDS encoding HNH endonuclease: MGKVLVLNASYEPLNITSWRRAVVLLIKGKAEQVEHNGKVVYSEMPLPTVIRLRHYVRVPYKEIPLTRRNILHRDSHSCQYCGYTGDELTLDHVIPRSRGGGDSWENIVTACVRCNVKKGNRTPREAGMPLRNEPHKPYSGLYFEVTKHIKSGLHKEWQKYVIGT, translated from the coding sequence ATGGGCAAGGTTCTTGTACTGAACGCCTCATACGAACCACTCAACATTACGAGCTGGCGACGGGCAGTGGTTCTACTGATTAAGGGAAAGGCAGAGCAGGTCGAACACAATGGGAAAGTTGTGTATTCCGAAATGCCCCTGCCAACGGTAATCCGGCTGCGCCACTATGTCCGGGTTCCCTACAAAGAGATTCCGCTCACTCGCCGCAATATCCTGCATCGGGACAGCCATTCCTGTCAATACTGCGGCTATACGGGAGATGAGCTAACATTAGATCATGTGATCCCGCGATCGCGTGGCGGCGGCGATTCCTGGGAAAACATTGTGACTGCCTGCGTTCGCTGCAACGTCAAGAAGGGCAACCGGACACCCAGGGAAGCCGGGATGCCGCTGCGAAATGAACCGCACAAGCCTTACAGCGGGCTGTACTTTGAAGTGACGAAGCATATAAAAAGCGGTCTTCACAAGGAATGGCAGAAATATGTGATTGGTACCTGA
- the alr gene encoding alanine racemase has protein sequence MLSWELSPDLATHRRDRAWVEINLNALEHNVRQIRRKLSPHTALLAVVKADAYGHGAVTIARSALQQGASWLGVATIPEGIELRKAGIKAPILLLGATNTPEEVEAVSQWRIEPTLCTPKQAWVFKETIASEGRNRLPVHLMIDTGMSRLGVPWQQTAELGQLVSGIPQLQIASVYSHLATADSPDPTIMQLQHQRYQTAIAQLKSIGVHPPRLHFANSAATLVDSALHYDMVRVGLAMYGLYPAPHLQGTIDLQPVMQVKARVTQVKEIAAGTGVSYGYQYVADRDIRLAVVGIGYADGVPRNLSNRIEVLIRGQRVPQIGAITMDQLMLDVSRIPNLREGEVVTLLGQDGNDRITADDWANKLGTISWEILCSFKHRLPRIAIGSTSERQPEIFVRE, from the coding sequence ATGCTGAGCTGGGAACTTTCGCCCGATCTGGCAACCCATCGGCGCGATCGAGCATGGGTAGAAATTAATTTGAATGCGCTGGAACACAATGTCCGGCAAATTCGACGGAAACTGTCGCCCCATACGGCACTATTGGCAGTCGTAAAAGCTGATGCCTACGGACATGGAGCCGTTACCATTGCCCGATCGGCGCTTCAGCAGGGAGCGAGCTGGCTAGGAGTGGCTACGATCCCGGAGGGCATTGAACTACGAAAGGCGGGGATTAAGGCTCCGATTCTGCTGCTGGGCGCAACCAATACCCCAGAGGAAGTGGAAGCTGTTTCCCAATGGCGAATTGAACCAACCCTCTGCACGCCGAAGCAAGCATGGGTGTTTAAAGAAACGATCGCCTCAGAAGGACGGAATCGCCTCCCTGTGCATTTAATGATTGATACCGGAATGTCGCGTCTGGGGGTTCCCTGGCAACAGACCGCAGAGCTTGGGCAGCTTGTCTCCGGCATCCCTCAGCTGCAAATCGCCAGCGTTTATTCCCATCTGGCAACGGCGGACAGTCCCGACCCCACGATCATGCAACTCCAGCATCAGCGCTACCAGACGGCGATCGCCCAACTGAAATCGATCGGGGTTCATCCGCCCCGCTTACATTTCGCCAATTCTGCTGCCACGCTGGTTGATTCGGCACTGCACTACGACATGGTGCGCGTGGGGCTGGCAATGTATGGGCTTTATCCCGCTCCCCACCTGCAAGGGACGATCGACCTCCAGCCCGTAATGCAAGTGAAGGCAAGAGTGACCCAGGTGAAGGAAATTGCTGCCGGAACGGGGGTGAGCTACGGCTATCAGTACGTTGCCGATCGCGATATTCGGTTAGCAGTGGTGGGCATTGGCTATGCGGACGGCGTGCCGCGCAATTTGTCCAACCGGATCGAAGTGCTGATTCGCGGTCAGCGGGTGCCCCAGATCGGTGCGATCACAATGGATCAGCTGATGCTGGATGTCAGCCGCATTCCCAACCTGCGCGAAGGGGAAGTGGTCACGCTGCTAGGACAGGATGGCAACGATCGGATTACGGCGGACGATTGGGCAAACAAGCTAGGTACGATTTCCTGGGAGATTTTGTGCAGCTTTAAGCATCGGCTGCCCCGGATTGCGATCGGCTCAACGTCTGAGCGGCAGCCCGAAATTTTTGTGCGCGAATAA
- a CDS encoding patatin-like phospholipase family protein translates to MLDTNQILEESGLRLTRNEIDLIRQRMPPPAPNGKIYVDGVFEGGGVRGIAFLGALRCCADVGVTWRKVAGTSAGAITAALVAADFPIAHLEKIIGSMNFMEFLTEKTSPLIFNGDPADDLGHPLWLILWLQLAGKSGQYSGEPFRRWMAGILRKQGLTDFVSLREQSTDGVKRELKVVVSDVSKGEMLVLPDDLTLMQEQLGFRDAGEFEIAEAVRLSMSIPLFFEAGKLGSSRIVDGGILSNFPLWIYDFKPGVSQQTCPRWPTFGLRLTQNNNQQGKPINGPFDMLRAMFSTMMVARDQYHLSQGKQDRVVEIDVAQANATATEFNLSDDKKRTLYRIGYKAMKQFFLGDARQQPWDWDEHLRRRGYDPVQCREEYASKS, encoded by the coding sequence ATGCTGGATACAAATCAGATTTTGGAAGAATCAGGACTTCGCCTCACCAGAAACGAAATCGATTTAATCCGCCAGCGGATGCCTCCTCCTGCACCCAATGGAAAAATCTATGTCGATGGGGTTTTTGAAGGAGGTGGAGTTCGAGGCATTGCTTTTTTGGGTGCCCTGCGCTGCTGTGCCGATGTGGGAGTGACCTGGCGTAAAGTGGCAGGAACTTCGGCTGGTGCAATTACCGCCGCCCTAGTTGCCGCCGACTTTCCGATCGCCCACCTGGAGAAGATCATCGGCAGCATGAACTTTATGGAGTTCCTAACGGAAAAAACCAGTCCGCTGATTTTCAATGGCGATCCGGCAGATGATCTGGGTCATCCCCTCTGGCTGATTCTGTGGCTCCAGCTTGCGGGCAAATCGGGGCAGTATTCAGGAGAACCCTTTCGCCGCTGGATGGCAGGAATTTTGCGGAAACAGGGATTGACCGATTTTGTCAGTCTCAGGGAGCAATCGACGGACGGGGTAAAACGCGAACTGAAGGTTGTTGTCTCCGATGTCTCCAAAGGCGAGATGCTGGTTTTGCCGGATGATCTGACCCTGATGCAGGAGCAGTTGGGCTTCCGCGATGCGGGCGAGTTTGAAATTGCCGAGGCGGTGCGGCTCTCGATGAGTATTCCGCTGTTTTTTGAAGCGGGAAAGCTGGGCAGTTCCAGAATTGTGGATGGCGGCATTCTCAGCAACTTTCCGCTGTGGATCTATGACTTTAAGCCGGGAGTCAGTCAGCAAACCTGTCCCCGTTGGCCCACCTTTGGTCTCCGGCTGACCCAGAACAACAATCAGCAGGGTAAGCCGATTAACGGACCATTTGATATGCTGCGCGCCATGTTCAGCACGATGATGGTGGCACGCGATCAGTATCACCTGAGCCAGGGCAAACAGGATCGCGTTGTGGAAATTGATGTCGCCCAGGCAAACGCCACCGCAACGGAGTTTAATCTGAGCGATGACAAAAAGCGTACCCTCTACCGCATCGGCTACAAGGCAATGAAGCAGTTCTTCCTGGGGGATGCTCGGCAGCAACCCTGGGACTGGGATGAGCATCTGCGCCGCCGGGGGTATGACCCCGTCCAGTGCCGTGAGGAATACGCCTCAAAATCGTAG